A DNA window from Hordeum vulgare subsp. vulgare chromosome 1H, MorexV3_pseudomolecules_assembly, whole genome shotgun sequence contains the following coding sequences:
- the LOC123419458 gene encoding dolabradiene monooxygenase-like, with product MEDAYITACLAVALVSLLIVIAGRRRWGPRGEGLRLPPGPWQLPVIGSLHHLVLAGKLPHRALRELARRHGPAMLLRLGEVNAVVVSSREGAREVLKNHDTMFATRPLSTTMRVLSYGGQDIVFAPYGEYWRQLRKIAVSELFTARRVQSFRPIREEEVATALRTVGEAAAAARPVEMRAVLSALVTDSTVRAVIGDRCRERDAFLRELDRILELASGFNAADMWPSSRLAAWLSGAEECRHTLYSILDGIVQEHLERMHGGGGHAEDLLDALLKIQKEGGLKFPIHMDAVKAIILDVFAAGSETTTTTLEWAISELINNPKAMQKATTEVRQAFHGHGAVSEDALSELPYLRIVIRETLRLHAPLPLLFRECQEPCQVQGYDVPRGTQVLVNGWALCRDERYWPDAPEEFRPERFEGEEAAKADFGGGDLAFVPFGAGRRMCPGMAFGLAGVELPLASLLFHFDWELPGPGSAKLDMTETFGLTARRTDQLLLRPVLRVPITGV from the exons ATGGAGGACGCGTACATCACGGCCTGCCTCGCCGTAGCTCTCGTGTCGCTGCTCATCGTGATCGCGGGCAGGCGGCGCTGGGGGCCGCGTGGCGAAGGCCTGCGCCTGCCGCCCGGGCCTTGGCAGCTGCCGGTGATCGGCAGCCTGCACCACCTCGTCCTCGCTGGGAAGCTCCCTCACCGCGCGCTGCGCGAGCTGGCGCGGCGCCACGGGCCGGCCATGCTGCTCCGGCTCGGTGAGGTCAACGCCGTCGTGGTGTCCTCCCGGGAGGGGGCGCGCGAGGTGCTCAAGAACCACGACACCATGTTCGCGACGCGGCCCCTGAGCACCACCATGCGCGTGCTCTCCTACGGCGGCCAGGACATCGTCTTCGCGCCCTACGGCGAGTACTGGCGCCAGCTCCGCAAGATCGCCGTGTCCGAGCTCTTCACCGCGCGCCGCGTCCAGTCGTTCCGCCCCATCCGCGAGGAGGAGGTCGCCACCGCGCTCCGCACCGTCGgcgaggccgccgccgccgcgcgcccCGTGGAGATGCGCGCGGTGCTGTCCGCGCTCGTCACGGACAGCACGGTGCGGGCCGTGATAGGCGACCGGTGCAGGGAGCGCGACGCGTTCCTCCGGGAGCTCGACCGCATCCTGGAGCTCGCGTCTGGGTTCAACGCGGCCGACATGTGGCCGTCCTCGCGGCTCGCCGCCTGGCTGAGTGGAGCCGAGGAGTGCCGCCACACCCTGTACAGCATCCTCGACGGCATCGTTCAGGAGCACCTGGAGAGGATGCACGGCGGCGGAGGCCACGCCGAGGACCTGCTCGACGCGCTGCTcaagatccagaaggagggtgggCTCAAGTTTCCCATCCACATGGACGCCGTCAAAGCCATCATCCTC GACGTGTTCGCCGCCGGCAGtgaaacaacaactacgacgctAGAATGGGCGATATCAGAGCTGATCAACAACCCGAAGGCCATGCAGAAGGCGACGACCGAGGTGCGGCAAGCCTTCCATGGCCATGGCGCCGTGTCCGAGGACGCCCTAAGCGAGCTCCCATACCTACGCATCGTCATCCGGGAGACGCTGCGGCTGCACGCGCCGCTGCCGTTGCTATTCCGCGAGTGCCAGGAACCCTGCCAGGTGCAGGGATACGACGTGCCGCGGGGCACCCAGGTGCTGGTCAACGGTTGGGCGCTATGCCGCGACGAGCGCTACTGGCCCGACGCGCCCGAGGAGTTCCGGCCGGAGCGGTTCGAGGGAGAAGAAGCGGCGAAGGCCGACTTCGGAGGCGGCGACTTGGCGTTTGTGCCCTTCGGCGCCGGCCGCAGGATGTGCCCCGGCATGGCGTTTGGcctcgccggcgtcgagctcCCGCTTGCGAGCCTGCTCTTCCACTTCGACTGGGAGCTGCCAGGGCCAGGCTCGGCGAAGCTCGACATGACGGAGACGTTCGGGCTCACGGCGCGGCGGACAGACCAGCTCCTCTTGCGCCCTGTCCTTCGGGTCCCTATTACCGGAGTCTAG